DNA from Bacillus sp. (in: firmicutes):
GAGTTAGATGCCATATGGGAAGTGGCAAAGAAGCATCATCTTTAAATATTTTCAAAAAAAAGGGTGAGTTTTGGCATGGAAATGCGCTTAGATAAGTTTTTAAAAGTTTCAAGACTAATAAAACGAAGAACATTGGCAAAGGAAGTTGCTGACCAAGGAAGAATCTCGATTAATGGAAATCAAGCAAAAGCAAGTTCAACCGTTAAAGTTGGCGATGAGTTGGCAATTAAATTTGGCCAAAAGCTAGTCACTGTGAAAATTGAAGCGATTAAAGATACGACAAAAAAAGAAGAAGCCGCATCGATGTACACAGTTTTGAAGGAAGACCACTCCGTTTTTTAGGGTGGTTTTTCTTTTTTGCCTATAAAAGTAATGCTTGGTCTAAATTGTTTTTTTCTATCATATAGTTGAATAGAGGACTTGTGCGTCTAGCGAAAAGGTCCAAAAGTCCCTTTACAATTACTATTCATTACATTTACTATAGGAGGACAAAGTGATGGATCATTATTATGATATGGGAAATTCAAATAAGGGAACGACTCCCCAGCATGATGTCGTTATGAGAGGTAGAAGGACATTAGAAATATCGGGTGTAAAGCAAGTAGAAAGCTTTGATAATGAGGAATTTCTGTTAGAAACCGTTATGGGCTTTTTAGTGATTCGCGGCGAAAACCTACAGATGAAAAATCTTGATGTTGATAAAGGTGTTGTATCTATTAAAGGAAAGGTCTCTGCGTTTTCCTATATTGATGACCACCATGGGGAGAAAGCTAAAGGATTCTTTAGCAAGTTATTCAAATGAGTTTAACAATCCAGTTCAATACGATGATTGCCATGATTATAATGGGTGCATGGTTAGGGGCTGCACTTGATACATATGGTCGCTTCTTAAAGCGACCTAAGCGAGCCTCATGGTTCCTGTTTGTTAATGATATTTTGTTCTGGGTTGTACAGGCCTTGCTCTTTTTTTATGTACTTTTACATGTAAATGAGGGACAGCTTCGCTTTTATATAATTCTCGCAATTTTATGCGGATTTGCTGCTTATCAAAGCCTATTGAAAAATATATATGTAAAGCTATTAGAGTCTGTTATTAAAGCTTCCATTTGGACGTATCAGTTTATTCATCGAATCATTATTAATTTAATTGTACGTCCAGTCAAAATGTTAATTCAATTTTTATTAGTAACCATTATTTTTTTAGGAAATGTCATTGTTAAAATACTAAAGCTCGTATTTTTCATTATATATACGCCAATAAAATGGGTTTTTCAAATTTTGTGGCGATTTATGC
Protein-coding regions in this window:
- a CDS encoding RNA-binding S4 domain-containing protein; translation: MRLDKFLKVSRLIKRRTLAKEVADQGRISINGNQAKASSTVKVGDELAIKFGQKLVTVKIEAIKDTTKKEEAASMYTVLKEDHSVF
- the yabP gene encoding sporulation protein YabP, with protein sequence MDHYYDMGNSNKGTTPQHDVVMRGRRTLEISGVKQVESFDNEEFLLETVMGFLVIRGENLQMKNLDVDKGVVSIKGKVSAFSYIDDHHGEKAKGFFSKLFK
- the yabQ gene encoding spore cortex biosynthesis protein YabQ; the encoded protein is MSLTIQFNTMIAMIIMGAWLGAALDTYGRFLKRPKRASWFLFVNDILFWVVQALLFFYVLLHVNEGQLRFYIILAILCGFAAYQSLLKNIYVKLLESVIKASIWTYQFIHRIIINLIVRPVKMLIQFLLVTIIFLGNVIVKILKLVFFIIYTPIKWVFQILWRFMPQKFTIFLRRIAGFFIRRKNNIVKWWKSFRN